In one Magallana gigas chromosome 7, xbMagGiga1.1, whole genome shotgun sequence genomic region, the following are encoded:
- the LOC105345786 gene encoding uncharacterized protein, which produces MGDQENRLKKSTQMKKENVKKQRLLEKNFQKSKAQAHVKKILQEQKMLWQREREHGDSKNHKGKLVVTADLYDQANNCVSETNPNEEKSVKDSKYPAIHTYEKSLSPETDLFLSDSEKSDFVTNIKKSSENEEASSSVDKPCSNSEPSSSLGTLPSPSGCNGKKALSLKARRRKTLSPNTFSRNKSQNISKEKSSESELAKSILIADDDEKESVKCVNDETLENTVENFPRKTCKTSIDSENTDGFKLLDSQSSLDLFPPSIEACEKIKTKRKRGRGRPSKCRRASLPAPVKKPSTNSSESQESQELETLILLQESLGMGSPIERRKTRNSRSCQPIVLSSLFQYIIDEAKREQGQKEFALPGYTFGKLMESKSLLEIKNEAMEAEDAEDKCETLKEENEYSQTERISMLTEVDNQSTYTAGKSECQNNGMQKQAKFIKAFEQQEPKTEEAENVPDTISSPVAQCNAISNSPSLTAMHLKTGDFSDVSDSESKDIEEKSCAPIEVKENKVEELTVEEEHNTNRETNSSDVLMSFDEPVSVTVSQDLQQPEQMKVSQQSEEDSQGEQDLNSSIGSDQQTESDDDNFGDILRERMATKFPIDDPVIQSHITVVPLNKKKTEVVVCLCQRSLSVWTVQSKEFNSLQKWSFPQGQTAIRGVLMLPKSSEVRFAAILDGSGELGLYSAVFQEDQAFPLFKISDIQAPTHQFHVCAVAFNEVVISQCNSNLIQLLKYTMDYEVKTLSKTTSLEEAAGVLDTVCCIQGQQQAVAGYTREGMLHIWNHDMGALIVSINLAVYWPHTSHLVTVFHEKGYLFCPLMARSDCFLAGCMMLVNPTNCQTQVLFPFNSRKWKGCRRAFHLDDYIAAVNNSGSLHIWDKFNGDMVSCMEKAGVLGMSSHRNNIVISRAHCIHCFTVQ; this is translated from the exons ATGGGAGACCAGGAAAAC aGGCTGAAAAAGTCCACACAGATGAAAAAGGAAAATGTCAAGAAACAAAGATTACTTGAG AAAAACTTCCAGAAATCAAAGGCACAGgcccatgttaaaaaaattttacaGGAGCAAAAAATGCTCTGGCAAAGAGAAAGGGAACATGGTGATTCAAAAAATCACAAGGGCAAGTTGGTTGTAACTGCAGATTTATATGATCAAGCCAACAACTGTGTCTCAGAGACTAATCCCAATGAAGAAAAATCAGTTAAGGACTCAAAATATCCAGCAATTCATACTTATGAAAAATCCTTATCACCAGAAACAGATCTTTTCCTCAGTGATTCagaaaaaagtgattttgttacaaatataaaaaagtcTTCTGAAAATGAAGAGGCAAGTAGTTCGGTTGATAAACCTTGTAGTAATTCAGAGCCTAGCAGTTCTTTGGGAACTCTTCCTTCACCCTCAGGATGTAATGGCAAGAAAGCTTTATCTCTCAAAGCAAGGCGCCGAAAGACCTTAAGCCCCAACACTTTCTCAAGAAATAAGAGTCAGaatatatcaaaagaaaaatccTCTGAAAGTGAACTTGCAAAGTCTATTCTTATTGCTGATGATGATGAGAAGGAAAGTGTGAAATGTGTAAATGATGAAACACTGGAGAACACTGTAGAAAATTTTCCACGAAAGACATGTAAAACAAGCATTGACTCAGAAAACACTGACGGGTTTAAATTGCTCGACAGCCAGTCATCGTTGGATTTGTTCCCTCCTTCTATTGAAGCCTGtgaaaaaatcaaaaccaaGAGAAAAAGAGGGAGAGGGAGACCTTCCAAATGTCGCAGAGCTTCACTGCCTGCCCCTGTGAAGAAACCCAGCACGAATTCATCGGAGTCACAGGAGAGCCAGGAGCTTGAGACTCTGATACTGCTGCAGGAGAGCTTAGGAATGGGCAGTCCAATAGAAAGAAGAAAGACGAGGAACTCCCGGTCCTGTCAGCCAATCGTTCTGTCTTCTCTTTTTCAGTACATCATTGATGAAGCCAAGAGAGAGCAGGGGCAGAAAGAATTTGCTCTTCCTGGCTACACTTTTGGCAAACTTATGGAGAGTAAAAGTTTGCTTGAAATTAAGAATGAAGCTATGGAGGCGGAAGATGCTGAAGATAAATGTGAAACgttaaaagaagaaaatgaatattCTCAGACTGAAAGAATATCCATGTTAACAGAAGTTGACAATCAATCCACATACACTGCAGGTAAATCAGaatgtcaaaacaatggaatgCAAAAACAAGCAAAGTTTATCAAAGCTTTTGAGCAACAGGAGCCAAAAACCGAAGAAGCAGAAAATGTACCAGACACAATATCTTCTCCAGTTGCTCAATGCAATGCAATATCAAATTCACCATCATTAACTGCAATGCATTTGAAAACTGGAGATTTCAGTGATGTTTCAGATTCAGAGTCAAAAGATATTGAGGAAAAATCTTGTGCACCAATAGAAGTGAAGGAAAATAAAGTTGAAGAATTAACTGTTGAAGAAGAACACAATACAAACAGAGAAACTAATAGTAGTGATGTCCTTATGTCCTTTGATGAACCAGTTTCAGTAACTGTCAGTCAAGATTTGCAACAGCCTGAACAGATGAAAGTCTCACAGCAGAGTGAAGAAGATTCTCAGGGTGAACAAGACCTCAACAGCAGCATAGGGTCTGACCAGCAGACAGAGAGCGATGATGACAACTTTGGCGATATCCTCAGAGAGAGAATGGCTACAAAG tttccAATAGATGACCCAGTGATACAGAGCCACATTACAGTGGTGCCACTGAACAAGAAGAAGACGGAGGTGGTGGTCTGTCTGTGTCAGAGATCCCTGTCCGTGTGGACGGTACAGAGCAAGGAGTTCAACAGCCTCCAGAAGTGGTCATTTCCCCAG GGACAGACAGCGATTAGAGGGGTCTTGATGCTTCCAAAGTCATCTGAAGTCCGATTTGCAGCCATTTTAGACGGTTCTGGTGAACTGGGTTTATACTCTGCAGTTTTCCAAGAGGACCAAGCCTTCCCTTTGTTCAAGATTTCAGACATTCAGGCCCCCACTCACCa ATTTCATGTTTGTGCAGTCGCATTCAACGAGGTTGTGATCTCTCAGTGTAACTCCAACTTAATACAGTTGCTAAAATACACCATGGATTATGAGGTAAAGACATTATCTAAAACCACGTCTCTAGAGGAGGCGGCTGGTGTCCTTGACACTGTGTGCTGTATCCAAGGGCAACAACAGGCCGTGGCAGGATACACGAGGGAGGGAATGCTTCATATTTG GAACCATGATATGGGAGCATTAATTGTGTCCATCAACTTAGCAGTTTATTGGCCACATACCTCACATCTAGTCACTGTGTTTCATGAAAAG GGGTACCTGTTTTGTCCCCTGATGGCTAGGTCTGACTGCTTCCTGGCAGGCTGTATGATGCTGGTCAACCCCACAAATTGTCAAACGCAGGTCCTGTTCCCATTCAACAGCAGGAAGTGGAAAGg ATGCAGAAGAGCTTTTCACCTTGATGATTACATAGCAGCTGTGAATAACAGTGGTTCTCTTCACATCTGGGACAAATTCAATGGAGATATGGTTTCTTGCATGGAGAAAGCTGGTGTGCTGGGAATGAGCTCTCACAGGAATAATATTGTTATAAGCAGAGCACACTGTATACATTGTTTTACTGTTCAGTAA